The Nocardia sp. XZ_19_385 genome window below encodes:
- a CDS encoding FAD/NAD(P)-binding protein encodes MHIGIIGAGAAGVGLLDALAAAGGTPGTITVFDGSPAVWRGRPYQPDVAAVRVNAAPMTMSIRAGDQAHYLRWLESRTDVAEYRDEAMGQILVPRARYGEYLEDTARAAIGELRGAGWQVSVVNARVTGISRAETTVLHTEDGSRVPVDRAVLAVGNGRPRDHYGLTGAPGYVNEPYPLAHTLADIAPEAHVGVIGSGLTAVDIAAALTANGHTGPISFVSRSGTLPFVQKRPLRLELRHLTPETIRAAATRGSLTLDHLVALMRAELTDLGQDFDTFATEILATESEPPVDRLRRQLAEVDSPHYGSRLLVMAIRVIGPMAWPLLPESDRALLRGKHFRTINSLSSPMVPHNAKIVLRLLDSGQLRLRSGVSKIEARPGAGFTILDDTDWVADVVVNAVNPPAYTTPTDTEPLVSALLAAGAAELHPAGGLAVDRATRAALVHGRPDPTWHVLGNLAADSMFIATNPAGLAAEAKRLAHILTEIAK; translated from the coding sequence ATGCATATCGGAATCATCGGGGCCGGAGCGGCCGGAGTAGGACTGCTCGACGCACTCGCGGCAGCGGGCGGCACACCGGGAACCATCACGGTTTTCGACGGTTCGCCCGCGGTGTGGCGAGGCCGGCCCTATCAGCCGGATGTCGCGGCGGTGCGGGTGAACGCCGCGCCGATGACCATGTCGATCAGGGCCGGTGACCAGGCGCACTACCTGCGGTGGTTGGAGTCACGAACCGATGTCGCGGAGTATCGCGACGAGGCGATGGGACAGATCCTGGTGCCGCGTGCGCGCTACGGCGAATACCTCGAGGACACGGCGCGCGCCGCGATCGGCGAACTGCGCGGGGCCGGTTGGCAGGTGAGTGTCGTCAATGCCCGCGTCACCGGGATCTCGCGGGCCGAAACCACGGTGCTGCACACCGAGGACGGCAGCCGGGTGCCGGTGGACCGTGCGGTACTGGCGGTCGGAAACGGTCGCCCGCGCGACCATTACGGCCTGACCGGCGCACCCGGGTACGTGAACGAGCCCTATCCCCTGGCGCACACACTCGCCGATATCGCGCCCGAAGCGCACGTCGGAGTGATCGGCAGTGGGCTGACCGCCGTCGATATCGCGGCCGCCTTGACGGCGAACGGGCACACCGGCCCGATCAGTTTCGTATCCCGCAGCGGCACACTGCCGTTCGTGCAGAAGCGCCCGCTCCGCCTGGAGCTGCGACACCTCACACCCGAGACCATCCGCGCCGCGGCCACCCGAGGCAGTCTCACCCTCGACCATCTCGTCGCCCTGATGCGCGCCGAACTCACCGACCTGGGCCAGGATTTCGACACTTTCGCCACCGAAATCCTGGCCACCGAATCCGAACCGCCGGTCGACCGCCTGCGCCGCCAGCTCGCCGAGGTCGATTCCCCGCACTACGGATCGCGGCTACTGGTCATGGCCATCCGCGTGATCGGCCCGATGGCTTGGCCGCTGCTGCCGGAATCCGATCGGGCTCTGTTGCGGGGCAAGCACTTCCGCACCATCAACAGCCTCAGCTCACCGATGGTCCCGCACAACGCGAAGATCGTGCTGCGCCTGCTGGATTCGGGGCAACTCCGGCTGCGATCCGGGGTCTCGAAGATCGAGGCGCGTCCCGGTGCCGGCTTCACGATCCTCGACGACACCGACTGGGTCGCCGACGTCGTCGTCAATGCCGTCAATCCGCCCGCGTATACGACGCCGACCGACACCGAACCGCTGGTGAGCGCACTGCTCGCCGCTGGTGCCGCCGAACTCCATCCGGCGGGCGGCTTGGCCGTCGACCGCGCCACCCGTGCCGCGCTGGTACACGGCCGCCCCGACCCGACCTGGCACGTGCTCGGCAACCTGGCCGCCGACTCCATGTTCATCGCCACCAACCCGGCGGGCCTGGCTGCCGAGGCCAAGCGGCTGGCACATATCCTGACCGAAATCGCGAAATGA
- a CDS encoding DUF6220 domain-containing protein produces the protein MAAATIDGMKKVFAGLAALLLFAVVTQFYLAASGAFDTAPAEESFQPHRALGNAILLFAVVLTVAAAIARVRGRLIGLSGLVAGLVLLQSVIREVATVAGAGSRAGHFIFGLHAVNGLVIAGVIGMIVRESWRVARVGRTAS, from the coding sequence GTGGCCGCCGCGACGATCGACGGCATGAAAAAGGTCTTCGCCGGTTTGGCGGCCCTGCTGCTGTTTGCCGTTGTCACGCAGTTCTATCTGGCCGCCAGCGGCGCCTTCGACACCGCGCCCGCGGAGGAATCCTTCCAACCGCATCGCGCGCTCGGAAACGCAATCCTGCTATTCGCGGTCGTGCTCACCGTCGCCGCCGCCATCGCCCGGGTGCGGGGACGGCTCATCGGACTGTCGGGCTTGGTCGCCGGGCTGGTGCTACTCCAGTCGGTGATCCGGGAAGTTGCCACAGTGGCCGGTGCCGGCTCGCGGGCCGGTCATTTCATTTTCGGCCTGCACGCGGTCAACGGGCTGGTCATCGCCGGGGTGATCGGGATGATCGTGCGGGAGTCGTGGAGGGTGGCCCGAGTCGGCCGGACAGCATCATGA
- a CDS encoding phytanoyl-CoA dioxygenase family protein → MDAEVSSVVDLAGDLAGKYRRTESSGSTVDPAVVDADLAAVRRDGYVILENLLGPEQLQEIRREVRPILDRTGRNNFEGHATQRIYSVLNKTRSCDRIVDHPRVLALLDRLFLPNYLLSMLQVINILPGESAQMLHTDDGFYPLPRPRPALGAATIWAIDDFTADNGATDVVAGSHEWGDQLPPADAERIPVVMPTGSCVFFVGTLWHGGGENRSPDPRLALTAQYCEPWLRPQEAFTLSTPREVVRVVSEDIRRMLGYSIHPPFIGQVDGMHPKRLLE, encoded by the coding sequence ATGGACGCCGAGGTTTCGTCCGTCGTCGACCTGGCCGGTGATCTGGCCGGGAAATATCGGCGCACCGAAAGCAGTGGCAGCACAGTGGATCCGGCCGTGGTGGACGCGGATCTGGCCGCGGTGCGCCGGGACGGCTATGTGATTCTGGAGAACCTGCTGGGCCCCGAGCAGCTACAGGAGATTCGTCGTGAGGTGCGGCCGATATTGGACCGGACCGGGCGCAACAACTTCGAAGGCCATGCCACGCAACGGATCTACAGCGTGCTGAACAAGACGCGCAGCTGTGATCGCATCGTCGATCATCCACGGGTGCTGGCGTTGCTGGACCGATTGTTCCTGCCGAACTATCTGCTGTCGATGCTGCAGGTGATCAATATCCTGCCGGGGGAGTCCGCGCAGATGCTGCACACCGACGACGGCTTCTATCCGCTGCCGCGCCCGCGTCCGGCGCTGGGCGCCGCAACCATCTGGGCCATCGACGATTTCACGGCCGACAACGGCGCCACCGACGTCGTGGCGGGCAGTCACGAGTGGGGTGATCAGCTGCCTCCGGCCGACGCGGAGCGCATCCCGGTGGTCATGCCCACCGGGTCCTGTGTGTTCTTTGTGGGCACCCTCTGGCACGGCGGCGGCGAGAACCGCTCGCCCGATCCGCGCCTGGCGCTCACAGCCCAGTACTGCGAACCGTGGCTGCGCCCGCAGGAAGCGTTCACGCTCTCCACACCGCGCGAGGTGGTGCGCGTCGTCAGCGAGGACATTCGCCGCATGCTGGGCTACAGCATCCATCCGCCGTTCATCGGGCAGGTCGACGGCATGCACCCCAAACGCCTTCTGGAGTAG
- a CDS encoding polyprenyl synthetase family protein — MPADRYDACVFKARVDEVLGAFVGRERDQLLDIDPRLAPVAEQLVAASGQGKRFRAAFCYWGWRAAGQPDSDAFVRAAAALELVHAAASVHDDIIDDSPLRHGLPTAHIALHAPPHRASESGQTGKALAMLVGDLLMALAGQLFVTSGLPAAYLSRARPLWAVLARELIAGECLEILCTGAVPDVAESLKVVRYKTAKYTVEQPLLIGGALGGADDRLRKAFSGYGLPLGEAFQLRDDLLGLFGDRARTGKANLDDLRGRRPTALLAETWRAADPAERERLTWLLDRSVPDEATLAELRDLMTRVGAPTRIEQMITDRVETATQALAEVPAPAAHALTELAHAATARRY, encoded by the coding sequence GTGCCGGCTGACCGATATGACGCCTGCGTTTTCAAGGCTCGTGTCGACGAGGTGCTCGGTGCGTTCGTCGGGCGGGAACGTGACCAGCTGCTCGACATCGATCCGCGCCTGGCGCCGGTGGCCGAGCAGCTCGTGGCGGCCAGCGGTCAGGGGAAACGGTTCCGGGCGGCATTCTGCTATTGGGGCTGGCGCGCGGCCGGGCAGCCGGACAGTGACGCCTTCGTAAGGGCCGCAGCGGCTTTGGAATTGGTGCACGCGGCAGCGAGCGTGCACGACGACATCATCGATGACAGTCCGCTCCGGCACGGCTTACCGACCGCGCACATCGCCCTGCACGCCCCGCCGCACCGCGCCTCCGAATCCGGGCAGACCGGGAAAGCGCTCGCCATGCTGGTCGGGGATCTGCTGATGGCATTGGCGGGCCAATTGTTCGTGACCAGTGGGCTGCCCGCGGCCTACCTGTCGCGGGCGCGTCCGCTGTGGGCGGTGCTGGCCCGCGAACTGATCGCCGGGGAGTGCCTCGAGATCCTGTGCACGGGCGCCGTGCCGGATGTGGCCGAATCGCTGAAGGTGGTCCGGTACAAGACGGCCAAATACACCGTCGAACAGCCGCTGCTCATCGGAGGCGCGCTGGGCGGCGCGGACGACCGGCTGCGGAAAGCTTTCTCCGGGTACGGATTACCGCTGGGCGAGGCCTTCCAGCTGCGCGACGATCTGCTCGGCCTCTTCGGTGACCGAGCTCGCACCGGCAAGGCCAATCTCGACGACCTCCGCGGCCGCCGCCCCACCGCCCTGCTCGCCGAAACCTGGCGGGCCGCCGATCCTGCCGAGCGGGAAAGGCTGACCTGGCTGCTGGACCGCAGCGTTCCCGACGAGGCGACCCTGGCCGAACTACGCGATCTGATGACCCGGGTCGGCGCGCCCACCCGGATCGAGCAGATGATCACCGACCGAGTGGAAACGGCCACCCAGGCCTTGGCCGAGGTGCCCGCTCCCGCCGCTCACGCGCTGACCGAGCTCGCGCACGCGGCCACCGCGCGCCGCTACTGA
- a CDS encoding oxygenase MpaB family protein, protein MTYTQAAMDALRGHGDELADATVATLFERGEVGKFNTLMRYVSTAGSPLPDGLPEVAREYLHATASPPAWVDWDEMEKARLFFIDNNVHISTALSFAAMPACYVLPQVAKLLSATHSLEYPSKRMAETGQFTVYLMQPDAFEAGSRFIPAVQKVRLLHAAIRHHLARENRWDIGTFGFPICQEDMIGGQMLFSILVLDSLHRLNIHMSVDGAEAYFYAWRVVGAMLGVDQEHAPKDLESARQFLDLYMIRHMGPSSEGVQLTRQLIDLYEEVVPGTFFDPMVGALIRYLIGDTCADWLEVPRTGWDTAIKTVPAVLGILETIEDSSPLGEWALDRFGHLTTWFELSSLTRGRVMQYAIPEELKHDFGISSAAARAHRWTPPEPTIATA, encoded by the coding sequence ATGACCTACACCCAAGCCGCCATGGACGCGCTGCGCGGGCACGGCGACGAACTCGCCGATGCCACCGTGGCCACCCTGTTCGAGCGGGGCGAGGTGGGCAAGTTCAACACGCTCATGCGCTACGTCTCCACCGCGGGCTCGCCGCTGCCCGACGGACTGCCCGAGGTCGCCCGCGAGTATCTGCACGCCACCGCGAGCCCGCCGGCCTGGGTGGACTGGGACGAGATGGAGAAGGCCCGGCTGTTCTTCATCGACAACAACGTGCACATCTCCACCGCTTTGTCCTTCGCCGCCATGCCCGCGTGCTATGTGCTGCCGCAGGTCGCGAAACTGCTCTCGGCTACCCATTCGCTGGAATATCCGTCCAAACGGATGGCCGAGACAGGGCAGTTCACCGTCTATCTCATGCAGCCCGACGCCTTCGAAGCCGGTAGCCGGTTCATTCCCGCCGTCCAGAAGGTGCGGCTGCTGCATGCGGCCATCCGGCACCATCTGGCCCGCGAAAACCGCTGGGACATCGGCACGTTCGGCTTCCCGATCTGCCAAGAAGACATGATCGGCGGCCAGATGCTGTTCTCGATCCTGGTCCTGGACAGCCTGCACCGGCTGAACATCCACATGAGCGTGGACGGCGCCGAGGCGTACTTCTACGCCTGGCGGGTGGTCGGTGCGATGCTCGGCGTCGACCAAGAGCACGCGCCGAAGGACTTGGAGTCCGCGCGGCAGTTCCTCGACCTCTACATGATTCGGCACATGGGTCCGAGCTCGGAAGGGGTGCAGCTCACCCGGCAACTGATCGACCTCTACGAGGAGGTCGTTCCGGGCACGTTCTTCGACCCGATGGTGGGCGCGCTGATCCGCTACCTCATCGGCGACACCTGCGCCGACTGGCTCGAGGTGCCGCGCACGGGCTGGGACACCGCCATCAAGACCGTCCCTGCCGTGCTCGGCATCCTCGAAACCATCGAGGACAGTTCACCCTTGGGCGAATGGGCGCTGGATCGCTTCGGCCACCTCACCACCTGGTTCGAACTCAGTTCGCTGACCCGCGGCCGCGTCATGCAGTACGCCATCCCGGAAGAGCTCAAGCATGATTTCGGCATCTCCTCGGCGGCGGCACGCGCCCACCGCTGGACCCCGCCGGAACCCACCATCGCCACCGCTTAG
- a CDS encoding MerR family transcriptional regulator yields MMTIGELASYAGVTVRAIRHYHAKGLLPEPERDHSGYRRYDAAAVVELIKIRTLAAAGVPLARVRDLLRADPQEFATAISEIDQRLCAEIEERRRHRERIAHLAAGDSLALPTAVVDFLDHLRSLGVDERIVEVERDGWIPLAAHAPDRIPELIARKREQITHPQLIDFYRTLSHAINQTDDTATLIALADKTAAYLTQLADGQAEDYLGGGIEPALATLLDALAFDTWPSARHLVDLLHTRGWTGWTKLERVAAPAPEQPRREVVTEISRSATQDGVA; encoded by the coding sequence ATGATGACCATCGGTGAGCTGGCGTCCTACGCCGGGGTGACGGTGCGCGCGATCCGGCACTATCACGCCAAAGGCCTACTGCCGGAACCGGAACGCGACCACTCCGGCTATCGGCGCTACGACGCTGCCGCCGTGGTCGAGCTGATCAAGATCCGGACCCTCGCCGCGGCGGGCGTCCCGCTCGCCCGCGTGCGGGATCTGCTCCGCGCCGACCCGCAGGAGTTCGCCACGGCGATCTCCGAGATCGACCAGCGCCTCTGCGCCGAGATCGAAGAACGCCGCCGGCATCGCGAGCGCATCGCCCACCTCGCCGCCGGCGACAGCCTCGCCCTCCCCACAGCAGTCGTCGACTTCCTCGACCACCTCCGCTCCCTCGGAGTCGACGAGCGCATCGTCGAAGTCGAACGCGACGGCTGGATCCCCCTCGCCGCCCACGCCCCCGACCGGATCCCGGAATTGATCGCCCGCAAACGGGAACAAATCACCCACCCCCAACTCATCGACTTCTACCGCACCCTCAGCCACGCCATCAACCAAACCGATGACACCGCAACCCTCATCGCGCTGGCCGACAAAACCGCCGCCTACCTCACGCAGCTAGCCGACGGGCAGGCCGAGGACTACCTCGGTGGCGGCATCGAACCTGCGCTGGCCACGCTCTTGGACGCGCTGGCCTTCGACACTTGGCCCTCAGCCCGCCACCTCGTCGATCTCCTCCACACCCGCGGCTGGACCGGCTGGACCAAACTCGAGCGCGTGGCCGCGCCCGCTCCGGAGCAGCCGCGGCGCGAAGTGGTGACCGAGATATCGCGGTCAGCGACGCAGGACGGCGTCGCGTAA
- a CDS encoding helix-turn-helix transcriptional regulator, which produces MTTPTRNAVEALLTDIAAAPDPHTLFADASTRLRRIAPFDAAVWVATDPINGLTTAPVRVENLHEGGCGTYWESELFAEHVNRFRDLAHATVPVAGLRAATEGNPGRSPLYRNFMRPRGFEDELRAVFRVDGQPWGQLSLFRERGRAEFDASDIALVQALSAPLAQRLRSFVQPAAAPTPEDTARAPGMLLFDADGNLVSLNDEARHLLDQMPPGPSTTTPLGIEIPLPVWILSTAGRARLTGGSARIRIRAGTGHWLVCHASCLRAADGRGSSTALVIEPAKPSEVAALVTAAFELTRRELDVIELIARGLPTRDIATQLHLSPHTIRDHVKAIFDKVGVTSRGELVARLFTEFQQPFAARHTVRVERN; this is translated from the coding sequence ATGACCACGCCGACCCGCAATGCGGTCGAGGCACTGCTGACAGACATCGCGGCCGCACCTGATCCGCACACGCTGTTCGCCGACGCCTCCACTCGCCTGCGCCGCATCGCGCCCTTCGACGCCGCGGTGTGGGTGGCCACCGACCCGATCAACGGCTTGACCACCGCCCCGGTGCGGGTGGAGAACCTGCACGAGGGCGGCTGCGGAACCTATTGGGAATCCGAACTGTTCGCCGAGCACGTCAATCGCTTCCGGGACTTGGCGCACGCCACGGTCCCGGTCGCGGGCCTGCGCGCCGCGACCGAAGGCAACCCGGGCCGCAGCCCGCTCTACCGGAACTTCATGCGCCCCCGCGGTTTCGAGGACGAACTGCGTGCCGTCTTCCGCGTCGACGGCCAGCCCTGGGGTCAGCTCAGTCTGTTCCGGGAGCGCGGACGCGCCGAATTCGACGCCTCCGATATCGCACTCGTCCAAGCGCTGTCCGCGCCACTCGCCCAGCGGCTACGGTCCTTCGTCCAGCCCGCCGCCGCGCCGACGCCCGAGGACACCGCCCGCGCCCCGGGCATGCTGCTCTTCGACGCCGACGGAAACCTGGTGTCGCTCAACGACGAAGCCCGGCACCTGCTCGACCAGATGCCCCCGGGCCCATCCACCACCACACCGCTCGGCATCGAAATACCGCTGCCAGTCTGGATTCTCAGCACCGCCGGGCGCGCCCGGCTCACCGGCGGCAGCGCCCGCATCCGGATCCGCGCCGGCACCGGCCACTGGCTGGTCTGCCACGCCTCCTGCCTGCGCGCCGCCGACGGCCGCGGCAGTTCGACCGCCCTGGTCATCGAACCCGCTAAGCCCTCCGAGGTCGCCGCCCTGGTGACCGCCGCCTTCGAATTGACCCGCCGCGAACTCGACGTCATCGAACTCATCGCGCGCGGCCTGCCGACCCGCGACATCGCTACCCAGCTGCACCTCTCCCCGCACACGATCCGCGACCACGTCAAGGCCATCTTCGACAAGGTCGGCGTCACCAGCCGCGGTGAACTCGTCGCGCGGCTCTTCACCGAATTCCAGCAACCCTTCGCCGCCCGCCACACCGTCCGCGTCGAACGGAACTAG
- a CDS encoding TetR/AcrR family transcriptional regulator yields the protein MARAPLGRQQLLDAARAELLDGNGHVDLHSLKRRSGLSTGALYHHFGSKAGLLVAVYEQFHAGLVAAIADDTLPTGVAWGERERVRTHHFVDYHFADPLAELLLTRIVREPELAELESGALDRLATAAAHNIRRGQRDGDISPTIDADLAGACIIGALRYGIDDQLRRNPRPTTDDAAARLWDVIAGALTIR from the coding sequence GTGGCACGCGCACCCCTGGGACGTCAACAGTTGCTCGACGCCGCCCGCGCCGAACTCCTCGACGGCAACGGCCACGTCGACCTGCACTCGCTCAAACGCCGCTCCGGCCTCAGCACCGGCGCCCTCTATCACCACTTCGGCTCCAAAGCCGGTCTGCTGGTAGCGGTTTACGAGCAGTTCCACGCGGGATTGGTCGCGGCGATCGCCGACGACACCCTGCCCACCGGTGTGGCCTGGGGCGAGCGCGAACGCGTCCGCACCCACCACTTCGTCGACTACCACTTCGCCGACCCCCTGGCCGAACTCCTGCTCACCCGGATCGTCCGGGAACCCGAACTCGCCGAGCTCGAATCCGGCGCCCTGGACCGCCTCGCCACCGCCGCCGCCCACAACATCCGCCGCGGCCAGCGCGATGGCGACATCTCCCCCACCATCGACGCCGACCTGGCCGGCGCCTGCATCATCGGCGCCCTCCGCTACGGCATCGACGACCAACTCCGCCGCAACCCCCGCCCGACCACCGACGACGCGGCGGCACGGCTGTGGGACGTCATCGCCGGTGCGCTGACGATCCGATAG
- a CDS encoding sensor histidine kinase translates to MFLRAVARGPVALFARRPTWLPDVALALFVTAVQVQSAAIAMPLAPVSNPISGIGYALLIVSGMAVVARRRQPVLVFAIIAVACLIYFGLDFPEGLSCLGLFVALYTLSAHGDGHRSLRIAGAGTTVLAIGWLIAAADIEPSPAIGWVLFRIGASVISTTLGESARSRRVIAADAQVRADLAERSRDEAARARVDAERLRIAREVHDTVAHAIAVINVQAGVTAHVLDRRPEQAREALRIIEQTSSRALHEMRAILGVLRDGDGREPAPGLDRISELAGKARDAGLDIDVEQTTPVTPIPSAVGSAAYRIVQESITNVLRHVGPTRVTVALEPGIDILRIRNWLAPPAPLSS, encoded by the coding sequence ATGTTTCTGCGGGCAGTGGCGCGTGGTCCGGTTGCCTTGTTCGCGCGGCGGCCTACCTGGTTGCCGGATGTAGCGTTAGCACTGTTCGTCACAGCGGTTCAGGTGCAGAGTGCGGCCATCGCGATGCCGCTCGCGCCGGTCTCGAATCCGATATCGGGCATCGGATATGCCCTGCTGATCGTGAGTGGCATGGCCGTCGTCGCCCGCCGCCGGCAGCCCGTGCTGGTCTTCGCGATCATCGCGGTAGCCTGCCTGATCTATTTCGGTCTCGACTTCCCAGAGGGGCTTTCCTGCCTCGGACTCTTTGTCGCTCTCTACACCCTCTCCGCCCACGGCGACGGGCATCGATCGCTGCGGATCGCCGGCGCGGGAACCACGGTGCTGGCCATCGGCTGGCTGATCGCCGCGGCGGATATCGAGCCAAGCCCGGCCATCGGCTGGGTGTTGTTCCGGATCGGTGCGTCCGTGATCAGTACGACCCTCGGTGAGTCCGCTCGGTCGCGCCGGGTTATTGCCGCCGATGCGCAGGTGCGGGCAGATCTGGCGGAGCGATCGCGCGACGAGGCGGCCAGGGCGCGGGTCGACGCCGAGCGGCTGCGGATCGCCCGGGAGGTGCACGACACCGTCGCCCACGCGATCGCCGTCATCAATGTGCAGGCCGGTGTCACCGCGCATGTCCTGGACAGGCGGCCGGAACAGGCGCGGGAAGCGTTGCGCATCATCGAGCAGACCAGCTCGCGGGCATTGCACGAGATGCGCGCCATCCTCGGTGTGCTGCGCGACGGGGACGGCCGTGAACCCGCGCCGGGTCTCGACCGGATTTCCGAACTCGCCGGCAAAGCGCGCGACGCCGGGCTCGACATCGATGTGGAGCAGACCACGCCGGTGACGCCGATCCCGAGCGCGGTCGGCAGTGCCGCGTATCGCATTGTGCAGGAATCGATCACGAACGTGCTCCGCCACGTCGGCCCGACCCGGGTGACGGTGGCACTCGAGCCCGGCATCGACATCTTGCGGATACGGAACTGGCTCGCGCCACCCGCCCCGCTGTCGTCCTGA
- a CDS encoding alpha/beta fold hydrolase: MTTNSYAVRQFTVRHEGVTIPVSRGGQGRTLVLCPGLTSSQGELHELIDLLRRDFEVVSFDLRGHGLSSAADRYSFEAFLGDLGAVLAELGRSESPPVLAGHSYGADLIVHYAAAHPDAVAELMLIDGANPLPEPFITEADLPEFQAMWESLAPWHETNKGTPRQMLLTPTQILELNVELDGIRAGLLDQYRKIECAISMIMASAMAGDSAERRTPRHNQLWREGMNRLIQEQPHIRAHWLEASHGLVVTHAADVARIIRAQSVNN, encoded by the coding sequence ATGACTACGAATAGCTATGCGGTCCGGCAGTTTACGGTCCGCCACGAGGGCGTCACGATCCCGGTGTCCCGCGGCGGACAGGGACGAACGCTGGTGCTGTGCCCCGGCCTGACATCGTCGCAAGGCGAGTTGCACGAGCTCATCGACTTGTTGCGGCGTGACTTCGAGGTGGTGTCCTTCGACCTACGGGGACATGGGCTGTCCTCGGCTGCCGATCGGTACTCCTTCGAGGCGTTCCTCGGTGATCTCGGAGCCGTGCTGGCGGAGCTCGGACGATCCGAGTCGCCGCCCGTACTCGCGGGCCATTCGTATGGCGCGGATCTGATCGTGCATTACGCCGCTGCGCACCCCGATGCCGTGGCGGAACTGATGCTCATCGACGGGGCGAATCCGCTGCCGGAACCGTTCATCACCGAGGCCGATCTGCCGGAGTTCCAAGCGATGTGGGAGTCCCTGGCGCCGTGGCACGAGACGAACAAGGGCACCCCGCGCCAAATGTTGCTGACCCCAACACAAATCCTGGAGCTGAATGTAGAGCTCGATGGGATCCGGGCCGGACTTCTCGACCAGTACCGGAAAATCGAGTGCGCGATCAGCATGATCATGGCGAGCGCCATGGCCGGTGACAGCGCTGAGAGGCGGACTCCGCGGCACAACCAACTCTGGCGGGAGGGGATGAACCGGCTGATCCAGGAGCAGCCGCACATCAGGGCGCATTGGCTCGAGGCAAGCCACGGGCTGGTCGTCACGCATGCCGCTGACGTCGCCCGGATCATCCGCGCCCAAAGCGTGAACAACTAG
- a CDS encoding polyprenyl synthetase, whose translation MSQQPNQRGSRSEEAVLLAAGLADVALSRVGPVLERALGLLRRSDLPGLAGEAESDLKARGRLALDRSTLIPPAHMEILAQHVVAREAGSGAG comes from the coding sequence ATGTCGCAGCAGCCGAATCAGCGGGGATCCCGGAGCGAGGAGGCGGTGCTCCTGGCGGCCGGGCTAGCGGATGTAGCACTCAGTCGCGTGGGCCCGGTGCTGGAGCGCGCACTCGGCCTGCTGCGGCGGTCGGATCTGCCGGGGCTGGCGGGAGAAGCGGAGAGCGACCTGAAGGCCCGCGGGCGGCTGGCGCTGGACCGCAGCACGCTGATTCCGCCGGCACACATGGAGATCCTGGCGCAGCATGTAGTGGCCCGGGAAGCCGGTTCCGGTGCCGGCTGA